Proteins co-encoded in one uncultured Draconibacterium sp. genomic window:
- a CDS encoding OmpA family protein, with protein sequence MSKLKNVVLLIICGMCWSSTFAQDNKRTDKLFEEARKYYVEDNYQAAIETADKILQKNTEYAPAHLLLAEIYKDIDSSRLEIKHLTKAVELDDNPLIDFRLGEAFYKQGMYSEALSFYEKYKENKNIPEKRQFLLACKIASCRFALNSIENPVAFEPTNLGDEINTTNDEYWPTPSLDGKHLVFTRLMKDGARPQEDFFMAEIDSFNWDNAVPMSEVNTSDNEGAQTLSADAKILFFTACNRGDGLGSCDIYFSRLVEGKWIEPQNAGAPLNTSSWEGQPSLSSDNRYLYFSSNRPGGKGQKDIWRIAFNGFSAEGKPQWGKPENMEALNTSGDEISPFIHANNHNFYFASDTHVGMGGLDLFTAEINEKGQVENLKNMGYPINTYKDDMGLTISSIGNVAYFSSARESDNGLDIFSFNLDRGLQPRPVTYIKAKVTNKSTTQPVMADIELVNLNSAVEEPRMEKADENGQIMLALPVGRNYAFNVSEDGFMFYSQSMRLADENSLTDPFILNIELEPIEVGAEMDLHNIYYETDSFAILTQSEPELQKLVSFFKNNSGLKVEIQGHTDSSGNSESNLELSKLRAKSVVDYLVENGIAGSRLQSEGYGDTKPVASNETVEGRRLNRRTTIKIIAK encoded by the coding sequence ATGAGTAAATTAAAAAATGTTGTATTGCTAATAATCTGTGGAATGTGTTGGAGCAGTACATTTGCACAGGATAATAAGCGTACTGACAAGTTGTTTGAAGAGGCCAGAAAGTATTATGTGGAAGATAATTATCAGGCTGCAATTGAAACCGCAGACAAGATTTTACAAAAGAATACGGAGTATGCACCAGCGCATCTGCTTTTAGCAGAAATTTATAAAGATATTGACTCATCGCGGCTGGAAATAAAACACTTGACCAAAGCTGTGGAACTGGATGATAACCCGCTTATCGATTTCAGACTGGGAGAAGCTTTTTACAAACAGGGAATGTATTCCGAAGCACTCAGTTTTTACGAAAAATACAAGGAAAACAAGAATATTCCGGAGAAACGACAGTTTCTTTTGGCCTGTAAAATTGCCAGTTGTCGGTTTGCACTGAACAGCATCGAGAATCCGGTAGCATTTGAACCCACCAACCTGGGTGATGAGATTAATACCACAAATGATGAATACTGGCCAACTCCTTCGTTAGATGGAAAACATTTGGTATTTACCCGTTTAATGAAAGACGGTGCCCGGCCGCAGGAAGATTTTTTTATGGCCGAGATCGATTCGTTTAATTGGGATAATGCCGTGCCGATGAGCGAAGTAAATACCAGCGATAACGAAGGGGCACAAACCTTATCCGCCGATGCCAAAATACTGTTCTTTACTGCTTGCAACCGCGGAGACGGATTGGGCAGTTGCGATATTTATTTCTCTCGGCTGGTTGAAGGTAAATGGATTGAGCCACAAAATGCAGGAGCACCGCTAAACACGTCATCGTGGGAAGGACAACCTTCGCTCTCGTCGGATAATCGTTATCTCTATTTTTCGAGTAATCGGCCCGGAGGAAAAGGGCAGAAAGATATCTGGCGAATTGCTTTTAACGGATTTTCAGCCGAAGGGAAACCGCAATGGGGAAAGCCGGAAAACATGGAAGCGCTAAATACTTCAGGTGACGAGATTTCACCATTTATTCATGCCAACAACCATAACTTTTACTTTGCTTCCGATACACATGTTGGTATGGGCGGACTTGACCTGTTTACCGCTGAAATAAACGAAAAAGGGCAGGTGGAGAATCTGAAAAATATGGGCTATCCGATTAATACCTATAAAGATGACATGGGGCTGACTATCAGTTCTATTGGTAATGTCGCTTATTTCTCGTCGGCCAGAGAATCAGATAACGGACTTGATATTTTTTCGTTTAACCTCGATCGTGGTTTGCAGCCGCGTCCGGTTACGTACATCAAAGCAAAAGTTACTAATAAATCAACCACACAACCGGTTATGGCCGATATCGAATTGGTTAACCTGAATTCGGCTGTTGAAGAACCACGAATGGAAAAAGCCGACGAGAATGGCCAGATTATGCTCGCGTTACCTGTTGGCCGTAATTATGCCTTTAATGTTTCGGAAGATGGATTTATGTTCTACTCGCAATCTATGCGCTTGGCTGATGAGAATTCCCTGACCGATCCGTTTATTCTGAACATTGAATTGGAACCGATAGAAGTTGGTGCAGAAATGGATCTTCACAATATTTATTATGAAACCGATTCGTTCGCCATTCTTACCCAGTCAGAACCGGAATTGCAGAAGCTGGTTAGCTTTTTTAAAAACAATAGTGGATTAAAAGTGGAGATTCAGGGACATACCGATAGCTCGGGTAATTCGGAAAGTAATCTTGAACTTTCGAAACTCAGAGCAAAATCAGTGGTTGATTATCTCGTAGAAAATGGTATTGCTGGTAGTCGTTTACAATCGGAAGGTTATGGCGACACAAAACCTGTGGCTAGCAACGAAACGGTTGAAGGACGCCGGTTAAATCGTAGAACAACGATTAAGATTATTGCAAAATAA
- a CDS encoding TonB-dependent receptor: MKTRWCTFLVFLLISGIIPTGILYAQLPLTRQDTTPLSDHIEEITITAFRSPYNIFNTPAPVNLLQSEQLESGDALTPIDALNRIPGILMHHGTFNTNRLTIRGIGSRTPYGTNKIKAYFGEIPLTTGDGETILEDLENSAIQRVEIIKGPSSSLYGAGLAGVLLFHPKTVVKDFVQNKTTVASFGTYKNTLSAGVTSNKLQIYALGALLSSDGYRENNSTNRGNLLINSIYNFSEKSNLQLLVKTTKMKGYIPSSLDLDTYNNNPESAAQNWASAKGFEEYTNSQFGASFNRFTLNDGKISVGVFGSIRNLDELRPFNRLKESSDYIGWRAYIQKVIATEEFRLVMTTGLEMFRETYDWQTFDNYNNQLLSDNREKRQYENLFVQLETNIKERVFISAGLNGNLTRFKYTDYYTENGDQSGNRNYKPVLSPRLGVNLLLNHENSVFANISHGFSTPSFEETLMPEGSINPDIKPESGWSFETGFRTQITNRFKLSASYYRIYIDNLLVAHRTGEDAYVGVNAGQSVHPGFEAEFTWVTITHHRNPLLTLYGSATLANYHFNDFVNLGNDYSGNRLPGTAKETFNIGTILIPIKNISINGWYRYNGKMPVNDANSTFSDAFGLTNAEIRYEGKKNNFKFDIRGGIQNIFDIHYASMLAVNAPSFGGNPPRYYYPGNPRNIYVSIVIGLTGKE, encoded by the coding sequence ATGAAAACAAGATGGTGTACATTTCTGGTCTTTCTGCTCATTTCCGGAATTATTCCTACAGGTATATTATATGCGCAGTTACCGTTAACACGTCAAGATACAACGCCACTAAGTGATCATATAGAAGAAATTACCATCACTGCATTTCGTTCGCCGTACAATATTTTCAACACACCTGCACCGGTAAATTTGCTGCAATCCGAACAACTCGAATCGGGCGATGCACTCACCCCCATCGATGCATTGAACCGCATTCCGGGGATTTTGATGCACCACGGCACTTTTAACACCAACCGCTTAACCATTCGCGGTATTGGCTCCCGCACACCATACGGCACCAATAAAATAAAAGCTTACTTTGGCGAAATACCACTTACTACCGGCGATGGAGAAACCATTTTGGAAGACCTTGAGAACTCTGCCATTCAACGTGTTGAAATTATAAAAGGGCCTTCATCAAGTTTATATGGTGCCGGACTTGCCGGCGTACTGCTCTTTCACCCAAAAACAGTAGTAAAAGATTTTGTGCAAAACAAAACTACGGTGGCCTCATTTGGAACGTATAAAAACACGCTGTCGGCCGGAGTTACTTCCAATAAATTACAGATCTACGCACTTGGGGCATTACTTTCAAGCGATGGCTACCGCGAAAATAATTCGACAAACCGAGGCAACCTGCTTATTAATTCAATATACAATTTCTCGGAAAAATCGAACCTTCAGTTATTGGTTAAAACCACAAAAATGAAAGGCTATATTCCAAGTTCCCTCGATTTGGATACCTATAATAACAATCCGGAAAGTGCTGCACAAAACTGGGCTTCGGCAAAAGGATTTGAAGAATACACCAACTCGCAGTTTGGCGCTTCGTTTAACCGTTTTACGCTTAACGACGGCAAAATATCGGTTGGCGTTTTCGGAAGCATACGCAATTTAGATGAACTGCGCCCGTTTAATCGCCTGAAAGAATCATCAGATTATATTGGATGGCGCGCTTACATTCAAAAAGTTATTGCCACCGAAGAGTTTCGTCTGGTAATGACAACCGGACTTGAGATGTTTCGAGAAACCTACGACTGGCAGACTTTTGACAACTATAACAACCAGCTACTTTCAGATAATAGAGAAAAACGGCAGTACGAAAATCTTTTTGTTCAGCTGGAAACGAACATTAAAGAGCGCGTATTTATTTCTGCCGGATTGAACGGAAACCTCACGCGTTTTAAATACACCGATTATTATACCGAAAACGGAGACCAGTCGGGCAACCGAAATTACAAACCGGTTTTGTCGCCCCGTTTGGGTGTTAACCTTCTTTTGAATCATGAGAATTCAGTTTTTGCAAATATCAGCCATGGATTTTCAACGCCTTCTTTTGAAGAAACGCTGATGCCAGAAGGTAGCATCAATCCCGATATAAAACCGGAATCGGGATGGAGTTTTGAAACGGGATTCAGAACCCAAATTACCAACCGATTTAAACTTTCGGCAAGCTACTACCGCATTTATATCGACAACCTGCTAGTTGCACACCGCACCGGCGAAGATGCTTATGTAGGTGTTAATGCAGGACAATCGGTACACCCGGGTTTTGAGGCCGAATTTACCTGGGTAACCATTACACACCATCGAAATCCACTGCTAACCCTATACGGAAGCGCGACATTGGCGAACTATCATTTTAACGATTTTGTGAATTTAGGGAACGATTATTCGGGGAATCGTCTTCCCGGAACGGCAAAAGAAACTTTTAATATTGGTACAATTCTAATCCCTATCAAGAATATATCGATAAACGGTTGGTACCGTTATAACGGCAAGATGCCTGTTAACGACGCTAATTCCACTTTTTCTGATGCCTTTGGATTAACCAATGCTGAAATCAGATACGAAGGAAAAAAGAACAACTTTAAATTTGATATACGCGGAGGCATTCAAAATATTTTCGATATTCATTATGCTTCAATGCTGGCAGTTAATGCTCCATCGTTTGGCGGAAATCCTCCCCGCTACTATTACCCGGGAAATCCGCGAAACATCTATGTTAGTATTGTTATTGGTTTAACCGGAAAAGAATAA
- the ilvB gene encoding biosynthetic-type acetolactate synthase large subunit gives MTAKKVTGSQALILSLMEEGVDTIFGYPGGAIMPVYDALYDFDKEVKHILTRHEQGAIHGAQGYARVSGKPGIVFATSGPGATNLMTGIADAMIDSTPLVCITGQVASPLLGTDAFQESDIVGMSIPVTKWNYQITTPEEIPSVMAQAFYIATTGRPGPVLIDVTKDAQFGELEYQYEKCKKIRSYVPETNIDPHQIKAAADLINEAKKPLLFVGQGIIISHAEEELKTFIEKTGIPAAWTLLGLSALPTDHPLNVGMLGMHGNYGPNKLTNEADLIIAVGMRFDDRVTGKVSEYAQNAKIIHIEIDPAEIDKIVKTDVSVLADAKKALKMLIDNVNPNNHENWHNEFKKCDAIENEKVIQKDLYPTKPGLTMGEAVRIVSEKTNNEAILVTDVGQHQMIAQRYFGFKKSRSNVTSGGLGTMGFCLPAAMGAQLGAPGRTVVGVVGDGGFQMTIQELGTIAQNKLPVKIMLLNNNFLGMVRQWQQLFFDKRYSFTELHNPDFITIGKGFGIDGHTVDKREDLDASIQKMLDHDGPYLLEVKIEKEDNVFPMVPTGASVSDVILEP, from the coding sequence ATGACAGCAAAAAAAGTTACCGGTTCACAAGCATTGATTCTGTCGCTTATGGAAGAAGGGGTGGATACCATTTTTGGCTATCCGGGCGGTGCAATTATGCCCGTTTACGATGCGTTGTATGACTTTGACAAAGAGGTAAAACATATTTTAACCCGCCACGAACAGGGAGCCATTCACGGTGCCCAGGGCTATGCCCGCGTCAGTGGCAAACCCGGAATTGTTTTTGCAACCTCAGGCCCTGGTGCCACTAATCTGATGACAGGCATTGCAGATGCAATGATAGACTCAACGCCTCTGGTATGTATTACCGGACAAGTTGCATCGCCACTGTTGGGAACCGATGCTTTCCAGGAATCGGACATTGTGGGCATGTCAATTCCTGTTACCAAATGGAATTACCAGATAACCACGCCGGAAGAAATTCCGAGCGTAATGGCACAGGCTTTTTATATTGCAACAACAGGTCGTCCGGGCCCGGTTTTAATTGATGTTACAAAAGATGCACAATTTGGAGAACTGGAATACCAATACGAGAAATGTAAAAAAATCCGCAGCTACGTGCCGGAAACCAATATTGATCCGCACCAAATTAAAGCTGCTGCTGATTTAATAAATGAGGCTAAAAAACCATTGCTGTTTGTTGGTCAGGGAATTATTATCAGCCATGCCGAAGAAGAATTAAAAACTTTTATCGAAAAAACCGGAATTCCTGCAGCCTGGACTTTATTGGGACTTTCTGCACTGCCTACCGACCATCCGCTAAATGTTGGGATGTTGGGTATGCACGGAAATTATGGTCCGAATAAACTCACCAACGAAGCCGACCTTATTATTGCAGTGGGAATGCGTTTTGACGACCGTGTTACTGGCAAGGTTAGTGAATATGCCCAAAATGCCAAGATCATTCACATTGAGATTGATCCGGCAGAAATCGATAAGATCGTAAAAACAGACGTGAGTGTATTGGCTGATGCTAAAAAAGCATTAAAGATGCTTATCGACAATGTAAATCCCAATAACCACGAGAACTGGCATAACGAATTCAAAAAATGTGATGCTATTGAAAACGAAAAGGTTATACAGAAAGACCTGTACCCAACAAAGCCGGGATTAACAATGGGAGAAGCTGTTAGAATAGTATCAGAAAAAACTAATAACGAGGCTATTCTTGTTACCGATGTTGGTCAGCACCAAATGATCGCCCAGCGTTATTTCGGATTCAAGAAATCGAGAAGCAATGTAACTTCCGGAGGTTTGGGAACAATGGGATTTTGTTTGCCAGCTGCAATGGGAGCGCAACTTGGAGCGCCTGGCCGTACTGTTGTTGGAGTGGTTGGCGATGGTGGTTTCCAAATGACTATTCAGGAGCTGGGAACAATAGCACAGAATAAGTTGCCGGTAAAAATCATGTTGCTGAATAACAACTTTCTGGGAATGGTAAGACAATGGCAACAACTATTCTTCGACAAACGCTATTCGTTTACCGAACTGCATAATCCTGATTTTATTACTATTGGTAAAGGATTTGGTATTGATGGCCACACCGTTGACAAACGCGAGGATCTGGATGCAAGTATTCAAAAAATGCTCGACCATGATGGTCCTTATTTACTGGAGGTAAAAATTGAGAAAGAAGACAACGTGTTCCCAATGGTTCCAACGGGAGCATCAGTTTCTGATGTAATTTTAGAGCCTTAA
- the ilvN gene encoding acetolactate synthase small subunit yields MKKEYILTVYSENHIGLLTRITNVFTRRKTNIDSLTVSESALQGIFKFTIVVQCTDAMAKKLVSQIEKQIDVLKAFYHTNAEMIFQEIALYKVPIEPIYESDTIEKIVRRAGARILEITKDYVVIEKTGHKKDTQALFEELNQFKVMQFIRSGRVALMRDPIERLSEFLKERDAFLTSLD; encoded by the coding sequence ATGAAAAAAGAATATATCCTTACAGTTTATTCTGAAAACCATATTGGTCTTTTAACCAGGATCACAAATGTTTTCACACGCAGAAAAACAAATATCGACAGTCTTACCGTATCAGAATCGGCATTGCAAGGCATTTTCAAATTTACCATTGTGGTGCAATGTACCGATGCAATGGCGAAAAAACTGGTCAGCCAGATTGAAAAACAAATCGATGTTCTGAAGGCTTTTTATCATACCAACGCAGAAATGATCTTTCAGGAAATAGCGCTGTATAAAGTTCCTATTGAACCGATTTACGAAAGCGATACTATTGAAAAGATCGTGCGTAGAGCAGGTGCCCGTATTCTTGAAATTACCAAAGATTATGTGGTGATTGAAAAAACCGGTCACAAAAAAGATACGCAGGCACTATTCGAGGAATTAAACCAATTTAAAGTTATGCAGTTTATCCGTTCGGGAAGAGTTGCTCTTATGCGCGACCCAATTGAGCGTTTATCTGAATTCCTGAAAGAGCGCGATGCTTTTTTAACAAGTTTAGATTAA
- a CDS encoding dipeptide epimerase, which produces MNIIIDKIDIYQSPIKLKEPFVISLGPMYHAQNVIVVIHTNQGITGFGECSPFMTINGESMETCFIVGQYLAQVLKGKNPEDIESCTHAMDKTIYGNSSIKSAFDMALYDISAQMAGVPLYQFLGGQNNKEMQIDYTVSLTNPEKMASDAKRIVDNGFEIVKVKLGHSKEQDVESVKRIRETIGPKIPIRLDANQGWKSEEALGILKALTPYKIQHCEEPIPRWDYMALPKIRRFSPIPIMADETCCDHIDAKRLIDLYACDLINIKLSKSGGIFKALKIVEFAKAAKMEIQVGGFLETRLGFTAAAHFALSSRNIVYYDFDTPLMMEEDPVEGGILYGEKGKITITETPGLGASINADFLKGLKKATV; this is translated from the coding sequence ATGAATATTATTATCGACAAGATTGATATTTACCAATCCCCTATCAAATTAAAAGAGCCTTTTGTTATATCATTAGGCCCTATGTATCACGCCCAAAATGTGATCGTTGTTATTCATACAAACCAAGGTATTACCGGCTTTGGCGAATGCAGTCCGTTTATGACTATTAACGGAGAAAGTATGGAGACCTGTTTTATTGTCGGTCAGTATCTGGCCCAGGTTTTAAAAGGAAAAAATCCGGAAGACATTGAGTCATGCACACACGCAATGGATAAAACTATTTATGGTAATTCGAGCATAAAAAGTGCTTTCGATATGGCGTTGTATGACATATCAGCACAAATGGCCGGCGTACCTCTTTACCAATTCCTTGGTGGACAAAATAACAAGGAAATGCAAATTGACTACACGGTAAGCCTTACCAATCCGGAGAAAATGGCTTCCGACGCAAAACGTATTGTTGATAACGGTTTTGAAATTGTAAAAGTAAAGCTTGGCCACTCGAAAGAACAAGATGTGGAAAGTGTAAAAAGAATACGCGAAACAATTGGCCCGAAAATCCCTATTCGTTTAGATGCCAACCAGGGATGGAAAAGCGAAGAAGCACTCGGCATTTTAAAAGCGCTGACACCTTATAAAATTCAACATTGCGAGGAACCGATTCCGCGTTGGGATTATATGGCTCTACCTAAAATCAGGCGGTTTAGCCCAATTCCCATAATGGCTGACGAAACCTGTTGCGATCATATCGATGCAAAACGACTGATCGATTTATATGCCTGCGACCTGATCAATATTAAGCTGAGCAAATCAGGCGGTATTTTTAAAGCACTTAAAATTGTGGAATTTGCCAAAGCTGCAAAAATGGAAATTCAGGTTGGTGGTTTTCTTGAAACTCGTCTGGGATTTACTGCAGCAGCCCATTTTGCTCTTTCGTCCAGGAATATTGTTTATTACGATTTTGATACGCCGCTAATGATGGAAGAAGATCCGGTTGAAGGAGGTATACTATATGGTGAGAAAGGAAAGATTACCATTACCGAAACACCCGGATTAGGCGCCAGCATTAATGCAGATTTTCTGAAAGGCTTAAAAAAAGCAACCGTTTAA
- a CDS encoding PaaI family thioesterase — MMKKIKNPWRDPKNIGEYNCFACSPYNSAGLQLEFWEDDEEIITKWIPERSYEGWIGVLHGGIQATLLDEIGGWVVMLKLKTAGVTSDMQVSYLKPVKVSKGEVTIKGKLLSYEGRTAKISASLYDGAGEECAKAELSYFVFPEKIAKARYQYPGFEAFYD, encoded by the coding sequence ATGATGAAAAAAATTAAAAATCCCTGGAGAGATCCTAAAAACATTGGCGAATACAATTGTTTTGCCTGTTCGCCATACAACAGTGCAGGCTTGCAGCTCGAGTTTTGGGAAGATGATGAAGAGATTATCACAAAATGGATCCCAGAGCGTAGTTACGAAGGCTGGATAGGTGTGTTACACGGCGGAATTCAGGCCACTTTACTCGACGAAATTGGAGGCTGGGTAGTGATGTTAAAACTAAAAACAGCAGGCGTAACCAGCGATATGCAAGTGAGTTATTTAAAACCGGTGAAGGTTTCAAAAGGCGAAGTAACCATAAAAGGAAAGCTGTTATCGTACGAAGGGCGGACGGCAAAAATAAGCGCATCATTATACGATGGTGCAGGCGAAGAATGTGCAAAAGCAGAACTTTCGTATTTTGTATTTCCTGAAAAAATAGCAAAAGCACGTTACCAATACCCCGGTTTTGAAGCATTTTACGATTAA
- the ilvD gene encoding dihydroxy-acid dehydratase, which yields MHNTLRSNTTTQGRRMAGARSLWRANGMKEEHFGKPLIAIVNSFTQFVPGHVHLHEIGQYVKSLIEKEGYFAAEFNTIAIDDGIAMGHDGMLYSLPSRDVIADSVEYMCNAHKVDAMVCISNCDKITPGMMMAAMRLNIPAVFVSGGPMEAGEVDDKFLDLVDAMVMAADTKIEDSYVQQVEENACPTCGSCSGMFTANSMNCLAEAIGLALPGNGTIVATHANRKKLFQEAAQKIIAATKAYYFDGDDSVLPRSIGSRDAFLNAMKLDIAMGGSTNTVLHLLAIAHEAEVSFTMNDIDQLSRITPNLCKVAPNSHYHIQDVNRAGGILSILGELERGGLLETNVSRIDGRTLAEAIAEYDIKRDTVTEDAINRFKSAPGGGRNLVMGSQQSVYKELDDDRANGCIRSFENAYNKDGGLAVLFGNIAEKGCIVKTAGVDPSIFKFTGTAKVFDSQEDAVNGILGNDVQKGDVIVIRFEGPKGGPGMQEMLYPTSYLKSMQLDKHCALITDGRFSGGTSGLSIGHVSPEAAGGGAIGLIRNNDKIAIDITERSINLVISDGELQKRRDEEEAKGAKAWKPATRVRNVSKALKAYASLVSSADMGAVRLID from the coding sequence ATGCATAACACATTACGAAGCAACACAACCACGCAGGGCCGCAGAATGGCCGGGGCACGTAGCCTTTGGAGAGCTAACGGAATGAAAGAAGAACACTTCGGGAAACCGCTGATCGCAATTGTCAACTCGTTCACACAGTTTGTTCCGGGACATGTTCATTTACACGAAATTGGCCAGTATGTAAAAAGTTTAATTGAAAAAGAAGGCTATTTTGCTGCAGAGTTTAATACCATTGCTATTGACGATGGTATTGCAATGGGCCACGACGGAATGTTATATTCGCTGCCGTCGCGTGATGTAATTGCCGACAGTGTTGAGTACATGTGTAATGCACACAAAGTAGATGCAATGGTTTGTATCTCGAACTGCGACAAAATTACTCCGGGAATGATGATGGCTGCCATGCGTCTGAATATTCCTGCGGTATTTGTTTCGGGCGGACCGATGGAAGCCGGCGAAGTAGATGACAAATTCCTTGACCTTGTTGACGCCATGGTTATGGCTGCCGATACCAAAATTGAAGATTCGTATGTACAACAGGTAGAAGAAAATGCCTGTCCTACCTGCGGATCGTGCTCGGGAATGTTTACCGCAAACTCGATGAACTGTTTGGCCGAAGCAATTGGTTTAGCACTTCCCGGAAATGGAACAATTGTAGCTACACATGCCAACCGCAAGAAACTTTTTCAAGAAGCTGCACAAAAAATTATAGCAGCAACAAAAGCCTATTATTTCGATGGAGACGACTCGGTACTTCCACGAAGCATCGGATCGCGCGATGCCTTTTTAAATGCCATGAAGCTGGATATTGCCATGGGAGGATCAACTAATACAGTTCTTCACTTGCTCGCCATTGCACACGAGGCTGAAGTAAGCTTTACCATGAACGACATCGACCAGCTTTCGCGCATTACACCCAACTTGTGTAAAGTAGCACCTAACAGTCATTATCATATTCAGGATGTAAACCGTGCCGGAGGAATCCTTTCCATTTTAGGCGAATTGGAACGTGGTGGCCTGCTGGAAACCAACGTTTCGCGTATCGATGGAAGAACACTCGCCGAAGCCATTGCCGAATACGATATTAAACGCGATACCGTTACCGAAGATGCCATCAACCGTTTTAAGTCGGCTCCGGGCGGAGGCCGAAATCTGGTTATGGGATCGCAACAAAGTGTCTACAAAGAATTGGACGACGACCGAGCCAATGGCTGTATCCGCAGTTTTGAAAATGCTTACAACAAAGACGGCGGATTAGCTGTTCTGTTTGGCAACATTGCCGAAAAAGGATGTATAGTAAAAACTGCAGGTGTTGATCCATCAATCTTCAAATTCACAGGAACAGCAAAAGTTTTCGATTCGCAGGAAGATGCAGTTAATGGCATTCTTGGCAATGACGTTCAGAAAGGTGATGTAATTGTTATTCGTTTTGAAGGGCCAAAAGGAGGGCCGGGTATGCAGGAAATGCTCTACCCTACTTCGTACCTAAAATCGATGCAATTGGATAAACACTGTGCACTGATTACCGACGGACGTTTCTCTGGTGGAACATCAGGATTGTCTATTGGTCACGTTTCTCCTGAAGCTGCAGGTGGTGGAGCAATTGGATTAATTCGCAACAACGATAAAATTGCTATCGATATTACCGAGCGCTCAATCAATCTGGTAATTTCTGACGGAGAATTGCAAAAACGCCGCGACGAAGAAGAAGCAAAAGGAGCAAAAGCCTGGAAACCTGCAACGCGAGTACGTAATGTATCGAAAGCGCTAAAAGCTTATGCAAGCCTCGTTTCATCGGCCGATATGGGAGCCGTAAGATTAATAGACTAA
- a CDS encoding prohibitin family protein codes for MKFNFKSSYLILGAVVLIVLLLFGGRMFKILKPGEKAVIFKPYTTGLDKENIFGEGFHVIAPWNELEVYNVREQQRDETMDVLDKNGLSVNVDVTVRFNPSYSKIGFLHEQFGVNFINVLVIPEVRSSVRQVAGRYTAEEIYSTKRAEVEQTIIAETKKALSANFIDMRALLIRSINLPAQIKGAIENKLQQEQEALAYEFRLKREQSEAERRRIEAEGIANYNRIINASLTDAILTQRGIEATTSLAESANSKVIVIGGGKDGLPIILGNN; via the coding sequence ATGAAGTTCAATTTTAAATCATCTTACCTGATACTGGGTGCTGTTGTATTAATTGTTTTGCTGCTTTTTGGTGGCCGCATGTTTAAAATATTAAAGCCTGGTGAAAAGGCGGTGATTTTTAAACCTTACACAACCGGTTTGGATAAGGAAAATATTTTTGGAGAAGGATTCCATGTAATAGCTCCCTGGAACGAACTGGAGGTATATAATGTAAGAGAACAGCAACGCGATGAAACAATGGATGTGTTGGATAAGAATGGTCTTTCGGTAAATGTGGATGTTACCGTTCGTTTTAATCCATCGTATAGTAAAATTGGATTTTTGCACGAACAGTTCGGTGTAAATTTTATAAATGTGTTGGTTATTCCCGAAGTTCGGTCATCGGTAAGGCAGGTTGCAGGTCGTTATACTGCCGAGGAAATTTATTCAACAAAAAGAGCAGAAGTTGAGCAGACCATAATTGCCGAAACCAAAAAAGCATTAAGTGCAAACTTTATCGATATGCGCGCTTTGTTAATCCGTTCGATTAATTTGCCTGCTCAAATTAAAGGGGCAATAGAAAATAAATTGCAACAGGAACAGGAAGCTTTGGCTTATGAATTCCGTTTGAAGCGCGAACAGTCTGAAGCTGAACGACGCAGAATCGAAGCAGAAGGTATTGCCAATTATAACCGAATAATTAATGCCAGTTTAACTGATGCTATTTTAACTCAACGCGGTATTGAGGCAACAACATCGTTGGCAGAGTCGGCCAATTCGAAAGTTATTGTAATTGGTGGCGGAAAAGACGGATTACCTATTATTCTGGGAAATAATTAG